The window gcCAGGAGGTGTGTtcgtgaaaacacacacacacacacacacacacacacacaccattataaCAATAAATGTATCCATACAAGCACACCACAGAATGCCTTATCTAAAGATTAGTATGCCTTCAAAACAGAAATACCGTTAATACGGAATGCTAACCCATATCAAGCTCCTGGGAGAAGCTAAGAAGTGGAATTTCCAGAGAGCCACTTCAGCCAAACAACAGTGTGGCCAGTAGGTGCTCCTGACACAGTACTGCGTGGGATTGTCAGAGGCAACAAGGGTAAGAGACAGTACTGTTGCACACAGTAGTTGCATATTACTAGGAGAGCTACAAATTAATCACTCAATTAGGTATAGACTGTAGGGGATCTTGGCAATGAGGAAGAACCTTTCCTAAGAAGTTTTCTTTAGATTATCTTCCCACATGGAGGGAGGTTAGGGTGGTTGCTACTGTAGGGTCAAGAAGACTGGCAGGCTGAGTATAGTTTACATAAGCCAGGAAGCAATGAAGACTTCAAATCCTTTTGGGGGTTTGTTGAAATCGAGTCTTCATGTTCTACCAATTGAGCTAGTGggcacttttattattttatctgtctgtctatctaatttaagggatttatttatttatttatttatttatttatttgtttatttatttatttatttattattttgagggTCTATGTAGATCTGAAACTCGTTACATAAACCGGGCAGGCCTGTAaatcacagaaatcctcctgcctctgcctctcaagtgctgaaatTTAAGGGGTGTGTCACCACGCCCGGCTTCGTAGAATAAAAGCGCCAAGCATTCACGCACGCGCAAGAAGCACAGCAGGCGCCATGAAAGACCCGGATGAAGGCGGGGCTTGAGGTCCCGGATAATGCGTCACGGAGCGCGCGAGCGTGACGTGTCTGGGCGGTGCTACAGGAGCTTGTTCTTGGTAGCGGGGATGGCCCAGCAGGGAAGGAGCATGGAGGCTCCTGCGGGCTCCAGCACCCGGCCCATGGGCGCGGGAACCCTTGAAGGCGTGGGAATTCCTCCGGGCCTGCAGACCGACTGTGAGACGCTGCTCAGCCGCTTCCAAGAGATGGACAGCGTGCGCTTCGAGGACTTCGCGGAGCTCTGGCGCAGCATGAAGTTCGCGACCATCTTCTGGTGGGTGTGCCTCGCCCCTCCTGGGGGAACGCAGCCTGGGTCCCTGACCTCCGCCTGGGTGGTCTCCGTGGGTCGCCCTTGCGCTCTGCTGGCTCCCTCACTGCATCTCCACCGACTCCATCCGCACCCAGACGTTTGCCTTTCGACCTCTTCCAACTTGTTTGCCTGGAATGAATCAACCGTTAGAAACAAAGTATTAACAGTAACACCGGGTCTTCCACTAACGAACTCCTTTAGCATACAACAGCCGAGGTTGAAAATACAGATTTGAGCCTCTGTGTAGCTAGCGCCTTTAGGTGAATAAAGCCCAAATTCTGCCCATTAGCTTCTGTCCCCAGCCTCATTTCCAGTGTCCACACCTTGCACTCTCTTGCTTTGGCTTGCCTTTGGTACTCCACTGGCATTTCCTAGCCTGGGAAGTTTCTATCTCCTTTTGCTTGTCCACTTCTTCAATCATATTTGAAGCCTCATGACAGTTCTTTAGGGAATTCTTTTGTCCTTTGGGACAAAGTGAGAACCTCGAGTTCTGTCTACCCCCAGCACGAAGTGCTTATCTCACCTTCCAGAGTATAATTCCTAATTGGAGACGCAGTCTTGGTAACAGTGAAGAGCAGAGATGATGGGTCCTGGGCATCAGGATTGGAATACAGCTCCCCaggctcacccccacccccaccccgccggCCCAGATCTGGGACAAACTTTTTTGTTTGTAAAACAGATAATACTTCATGATAGTGTGGGAATTAAATGAACCAATATATTTGGTGGTTCCACGTGTGAAATTAACGTTCAGAAGTTATTACTACTTTTTGGTTTCCGTCTTAGACTGAACTTCGTGAGAACAGTGATGTGATTAAAGTGTATTCCTTGTTCttacttgtttttgagacatacCCTCATTGTGTAGAcatggctggcctgaaacttgctatttataccagcctggccttgagATCTGCCAGCATCTTCCTTCTACGGTCTGGCATTCACCACCTTGCCCAGGTTTGAATATGGTGTTTGTATTAATTACCATACCATATAAGTTCTTGAAAAGGGTAAATGGTTGAATGAAATCTTACTAGAACTTTTGCTGAATAAAATAGGACTTCTTATACTATTGATATAAACTACTAGGTAGTTTGTAAATTATTACAAATGAAGTTGTAAATTATTACAGATGATGAAATTAACTGGTTATGGGGCTGCATTCCTCTAAGCCCAGAATGTGGGGAGAATCAAGGCCAAGAGtacaaggtcatccttggctacaaagaGAATTCTGcaggagacactgtttcaaaaaccaaaataacaacagaaattatCTATTGTACAACTGATGTTTTATGTAGCTAACTGTAATGTGAACACTGTTTGATATACCTAATCAAAAACCCTGGAAGCTGGGATAAGTGTCCATGTTTTAGAGGTTAGAAATTTGAGGCTTAGAGGAAGTTAATTTTATTAAGTGTGGCATCATAGTCTTATAATTAGAGTgatcaagaggctgaggcaggggtattgcaagtttgaggtcagcccagACTGGAAAATGGGCCCCATCTTTAAAAATTCTAAATCTATTAtggcttcctgtttctttcttaaatataattaaattttatttattattatttgaaacagggttttgttATACAGTCCTGTCTGGCCTGTAAAGTACCAGGTggatgggattaaagatgtgtaccaccttTCACAACCTGTTGTCTGTTTCTAAAATCCTTACTCTTTCACTGTACTAAAGAGAGGGGGCTGGGTAACACCAAGGAAGTGTTTCTACGTTACTCCACTGGAGAGGTGGTGGactttctttctatctctctctctctttttttcttttctgacagGGTCTGTCTGTGAAGCCTTGACTGTTCTAGAACTGAGTTTAgatcaggctggtttcaaactcacagagatcatcctgcctctgcctagtgagagctgggattaaatgtgtgcaccactcTGCCCTGCACCCCATCTCTACCCCCTCACCCcactcctcacccccaccccggtTGGATTTTCTTTAGGAATCATTTTGGTCTCAACACTACCGTGgaggtattttgtgtgtgtgtttgtgtgtgtgtgtgtgtgtgtgtgtgttttttactgtacttattatatttattgtttgAGAGCCAAAGTGGTTTCCTCCCCAATTTGTAACGAAATGTAATAAATTATATTAGCTAAGGTGCTTAAGTCTTTACCgttttattttgctgttattAACGTGAAGAATGCAACATATTTATGATTATGTGAATAtcagttgtttccatgtgttaaaTGTGTTTTGAGGCGTTTTAGCTAAGGTTGTATTTAAAGATTGACTTTGTAGCAGTCCTGCTACCTcttgtctccagagtgctgggattacagtctgGGCTACTGCCCCCAAcctggtttgttttgagactgggtctcttgtagcccaggctggccttgacctcagtaTGTAGGATAACTTTAAACCTTTTGATCCTTCTccctctatttttttaattgctcGGATTTCCAGAAAATGCTAACATGTCTGGCTTCAAAACGTGGAGAACATTTTTAATCTGCTAATTTAAGGCCCATCACAGAATTCTCTCAGGAGGCACtcaaagttgcttttttttttacccccGATAACCCTGTCACCTGCTTTATTTCTGGAGAAGggtaaagggagaagaaaaaatattcactTGAATTTGAGGAGCAGCAACATTGGAGCAACCGTTTTAAGCCTCTGGGTTCCTCTAATCCCTAAGGGAAAACATTCTTCCTTGAGGAGTAAGTTTAACGTTCCCCTAACACAAGATCATCCATTTGCCgagataaaagaataaaaaacaaactcaACAGCACCAACTGAAGTTTAACACAGAAAATGAGGCCAGGTTTCTCCTTTCAGATATGCAAATCTTACATTAAAATGTTTATAAGTCATAGTTGGTTTTCCTCCTGATTCAACCTTTTCACCTCCTGTAATAGGAGCCCCAGGAACCCAAACAGCCTGTGCATTGCTAATCAGCTACGAGATCCAGCCCCAGCCCCGTTCCAAACAGATTCTCATTACTAATGCACTGACTGGAAGCCCAGgggacaggaagcaggaactATTCTCTCAGGGAGAACTGCGGATGCCACCAGTCAAAGAGCCGAACACTGTTCACTGGGTCCAGGACGGCTTGCACATCCTGTTCACCGTGCAGATGCTGACCACCACAGACGGAAGAATCTTGGAACACCAGTCTCACTCGATGATGCCGCATGTCTGAACTCACATTAATAGTAAACAAGGTAAATATCATTCCCATGGCAATGGGAAGGAGTAAAGACGAAGTTGAGGGAGGTGACCTGCAGCAGGCAGCAGTCCTGGTCAGGGTTGGTATGAACATCTTGATACTGAATGGGCGATTGCAACCGTTCCGTACACTCGCTCTTTCATCGAGGGGACTGTTTTTTGAACTTGAAGTTGAACTCCCATGCTGGTTCTTGTCTGATCCCAACAATCTTTCTGCACCAGAAAAGTAAGCATTTGGAATTCTTCAGTGTGCTGGGAGTGCTTTCCGGAATGGCAAGGTTCCTGGAGATTCGAGCAGCAAACGGTTCTTACATATGGTACAGAGATCGAATCACACATGCCCAGAGACAGCACAGCTTCTCCATGGACTCTGGTTGCAGCCGCAAAGGTAGAGAAGCACCCAGCGTGTAGTGCCTTTGGTACAACCTGGTCCAAAAGGCAGCAGTGCAAGTGACAGTCCAAGCATTCTTATAAATCAGGGAAAAGTTCACAGTGTCCTCAGGACGGATGTAGGAAGCCAGCAGCAGCCAGATATCCACAGGATCctcttctccagccccatcctccTGGGCGTCCGTCTCATCACTGCTGTCCATGATGTCACTCGGCTCCCCCACTCCGGAAAGAGCCGCCTCCGCAGGAAACTGGGACGCTTCCAAGCCACAGAGAGATTTTACTTCCTGCTGAACAGCGTTGGCCATGGCTTTCTTAACCCATCCGGACCTCACCACTGCCGGATCTGGGTTGACATCGTCCGCCACGGTCACTTGGCCCGAGCAGGCGTCCTGGGCCCAGAACTTGAGCCGctttcctctcttgggcatggtGACGGTGTCCAGACGAGGCCCGCTTAGCTGGCCAGGGCCCCGGGTCATGTCTCGGCACCTCCACCTGGCTGCGAGGCCATCCCGCACCGAGGCCGCTCAAAGTTGCTTTCATTGTCCCCTTGTTCAGACGTGTAAGAGACTTGCTTTTGTGCTCTGCGGAGTGGGAAGGTGGCTTAGGTTGGGCTCTCTCCAACTTCGACTTCAGCTTCCCCTGGGCCTAAAATGATGAAAGTCTTGGAGACTATGGGAGAAGTGTATAGTATAGGTTAAAATACACAGTTTTTGAGCCTGTAACAACATGATTATCTCAATAGTACATGGTTTACTCTCTACGAATTTGAAGCTTTGAACCGGTGAACTGAATGGTCATCGGTTTGGCAGCAGGGCTGGAGTCTTGGTGGCTGTGTCACGGTTACCTGGCAGTGTGTGGTCCTGAGGCAGTAGAGAATAAGCTCTTCCTGCTTGAGTTACAGAGGCTCAGGTGTGCGTTCTCCACCTAACTCCTAGGCAATGCTCACAGAGGCATGCGCCTCCCGTGGCCGCTGTCCATGTTCATCTAGCAACGGAAATATTTCCTCTTTGTTTCACAGCGGGAAAATGAGAAACCTAAAAAAGAACATGTTTACAAGAGAAGCTCTGGCTTTGGCTTGGTGCTACTTCTTGCCTCCGTACACGTTCCAGATCAGAGTTGGCGCCTTGTATCTTCTGTACGGGCTGTACAACACACAGCTATGCCAGCCGAAACAAAAGGTGAGGCAGGGGGGATCAGTTTCCCTCGGTAGATACTCGAACCGggctctgttgttgttttttgttttgtttaaatgatAAAGGCTTAGGGGGATGCCAGTGGCTAGGTTTATGTTTGTGAAGAAGGATGCAGTGCGTTTCACAGAGTGGCTTTTCTCCCCCGCTGTAGATCAGAGTTGCCTTGAAGGACTGGGATGAAGTTATTAAATTCCAGCAGGACTTGATAAGCGCCCAGCATTTCGATGCAGCTTTTGTGTTCAGGAAGCTTCGGCTCGACAGGGCCTTCCACTTCACAGCCATGCCCAAGCTGGTAGGTTGCCCAAAagctcatttcttctcttttgtgttttttcaagacagggtttctctgtgtaaccctggctgtcctgaaactccctatATAGATCACGGTGTCCTTGAACAGagatcctgctgcctctgcctcctgagtgctgggaataaaggcatggcTGCCAGTAGTACCTCCCAGCTTAAGAAAACAGTTATTTTCAAAACAAGCGGTTATTACATTTCATTGTCCACTGCCTGCTTTGTTCTGAAAATGGGAAGTCTGTTAGTAGTGTTCAAAACTATAGCTTTCTTGcagtaagaaaaatattttctgattgttttgttttccctgcaGACAGAATTGAGCCTCTGTTCTTGAGTGTAGGGTGTTTGTGGAGAACACATGTGACGCCAATTTCTGTGAGCAGGAAGAGGTCTGGCACCcgtatttgctttttaaaatctctttccaGAGCTGGGTGGGTCCTGAGCCTCAGGCATTGGAGGCCGGACCCCAgccactgagctgcctccctTAGCCTCCTGCCTTTCTCCACTTGAATGTCAAGAGGGCTTACTTGAAGAATAAGGAATTTACATCTCAGTTGATGAAACTTGTAATAAATCCCAGCATTTCTTCAGTTGTGTAACAACTGAGACACTAGATTAGAAGACCATGTTCTCCTTTTGGCAAATCATGTGACTTTTTGGAGCTGGGCAGATCCTGTAGCATTCAGTGTAGCATCTAATACTTAGAAAAATCCAGTGAAGTCTGAAAATGGCGAGTTAACAAGTGCATCCGCAGAGCTTTTCTTCTACTCCTACAAATTTATTCCGTGCTTATATGTAAGctctttaaaaatatcctttaaaGATGCTCATTTCACAGTTTTGAAAAATTGTTActgttgtgtatgtttgtgtatttgaCAATGTGTGTAGGTGTCTGTGCATTCGTGTGCACAGTAGGACCACTGTGGTGtttgttctctcctctcctcctggtGTGGATTCCTGGGAACCCCTTCGGGTGATGGGCTTGCCCAGCAGGTGCCTTTACCACAGCCagctctccagtccagggtgctagTCTAAAGGCATTTCTTTGTATTTAGCTCTCATGTAGAATGAAGAAAAAAGCTCAACAAGCTGAAGTGACACAAAAATTTAAGGACCCTAATGACCGTGTGATGAAACTTATTACTTCTGACGTGTTAGAGgtgagtttgctttttttttttgctcttgaAGTCGGGGGAAGGGGTTTTGTTGACAGTTAATATGTTGAGATTATGACTTCATTAACT is drawn from Rattus norvegicus strain BN/NHsdMcwi chromosome 6, GRCr8, whole genome shotgun sequence and contains these coding sequences:
- the Snapc1 gene encoding snRNA-activating protein complex subunit 1, yielding MEAPAGSSTRPMGAGTLEGVGIPPGLQTDCETLLSRFQEMDSVRFEDFAELWRSMKFATIFCGKMRNLKKNMFTREALALAWCYFLPPYTFQIRVGALYLLYGLYNTQLCQPKQKIRVALKDWDEVIKFQQDLISAQHFDAAFVFRKLRLDRAFHFTAMPKLLSCRMKKKAQQAEVTQKFKDPNDRVMKLITSDVLEEMLNVHDHYQNMKHAISADKSTPDRALSLVKEDFFDNIKNIVLEHQDWHKERKNPSLKPKLKDGEEDGEGPSEEPERCERAVSLAKIKAKAFSAVAQVSKSRRHRQSKLDSSDSDSGSGQVQGKATKRKRTREPAEPAGRKQRPSRSKGDVPNERKEEKSLRLSMPVITEEEEESSDGLSKAEFTAPKRKRKH